The genomic interval CTGGTGGTACGGATCACGTCCGCCGTGGTCGAGTCGTCGTATGCCCGCTACGCGTCCACCACACGCGATCCGGCCCGGGTACGGCGCGTCCGTACCCAAGTCACGCTCATCATGCGGATCGTGACCGCGGTCGTCGCCGTGGTGGCCGCCGCCGCGATGCTGCTGACCTTCCCCGGTATGCAGACCGCAGGGAAGTCGGTACTGGCCTCGGCCGGAATCATCGGCATCGTCGCCGGTGTCGCCGCCCAGTCGACTCTCGGCAACCTCTTCGCGGGCTTCCAGATCGCCTTCGGCGACATGGTGCGGATCGGCGACACGGTGGTCGTGGACGGCGAGTGGGGTGTGGTGGAGGAAGTCACGCTGACGTTCCTGGCCGTACGGACCTGGGACGAGCGGCGGATAACGATGCCCGTGTCGTACTTCACCAGCAAGCCGTTCGAAAACTGGTCGCGCGGCGGGGCCCAGATGACCGGCACGGTCTTCCTTCAGCTGGACCACAGTGCCCCGGTGAGTCTGATGCGGGAGAAGCTCCGGGAAATCCTGGCCGCTTGCGAGGAGTGGGACGGCCGCGACTGGAGCCTTGCCGTCACCGATACGACGCCGAGCACGATGGAGGTACGGGCCGTCGTCACCGCGAAGGACGCGGACGACGTGTGGACGGTGCGGTGTGTCGTACGGGAGCAGCTGATCGCCTGGTTGTACGAGCACCATCCGTACGCACTGCCCCGGATCGCCACGTCCGCGGCCGCGCCGGCGCCGGACGGCCAGTGGCCCGAACTGGGCAAGGCCGACAGGCGTCCGCCGCGTGCCGAGGAGGTGCTCACCAACAAGTCCGACAACCCGGACGGCACGGACGACGCGGACCGCACGGACCACGTGGACCGCACCGACCGCACCGACCGCACCGACCGCACCGACGACGCGATCCCGCGCACCGGCCGGGGCTAGGGCTTGCCCCCCGGCCTCACCGCCGCAGCGCCCACCTCTGCACCGCCTCCAGCGGCCCGTGGGAGAACCGGCGCAGCCACAGCACGGATCCGGCCATCAGCGTCAGACACACCGCCGCCCACAGGCCCATGACCCACCACGGGCCGCTGCCTTCGAGCCGGGCGGCCAGGCCGAGACCGAAGCCGTAGGAAACAACCACGCAGAGCGCGTTCTGGGCGACATAACACGTCAGCGCCGTACGGCCGACCGAGGTGAGTCCCAGCGTGAGCAGGCCGGTCTTGCGCACCCGGTCCGTCAGAACGCCGATGAGGCCGATGTAGCCCACCGCCATCACCGGAGCCGCCACATAGCGGCCGAACAGGAAGAAGTCCGGGCCTCCGAGGGCCGCCGCCGCGTTCAGCGGCAGCCCGACACCCAGGCCCCAGCCGAGCATGCGGACCCTGATGCGCCGCCCGCGCTCGTCGGCGGAGAACGCGCCCGCGCGGAACAGCCGTACGCCCAGCAGGAAGAGGAAGACCAGCAGCGCGAACGACAGCACCGGCTCGATGCGCAGGACCGCGGCGTGCTGGAGGCGGAACGTCACTTGCTCCAGATAGCTGCCGTCCGCGTAGAGAGCCACGACGTCACTGTCCACGCCACTCTCACTGTCCACGCCGCCGGAACCGTCCCCGTCCGAGCCGACGGCGACGAGCGCCAGCGTGAGCAGGGACATGCCCGCGAGATGCAGCCCCGCCGCGCCCCACATCACCACCCTCCTGAACCGGTCGGAGCGGGTGAGCAGCCAGGCCACCAGAAGCGCGGTGACGGCGTACCCCATGAGTACGTCCCAGGCGAAGACCAGGACGAAGTGCAGGGTGCCTTCGGCGAACAGGAACAGCGCCCGCCACCGGTAGCGGCCCGGCCACGGCTGTCCGCGCTTGGCCGCCGACCCGAACTGGATGGCAAGGCCGACGCCGAACAGGATGGTCAGCATGGCCAGGAACTTGCCGTCGGCGAGGAACCTGAAGGTGCCTTCGGCCACCACCGGCAGAGAGAAGCCGGACGCCCGGTCGACGGTTCCCGAGAGGATGCCCCACTCCGCCCCCGGGCTCGTGAAGATCCACACGTTGGTCATGAGCGTGCCGAGGATCGCCGCCCCGCGCAGTACGTCGAGGAGTGGCAGCCGCCCCGCCTGCCGGGTGCCTGTGCCCGCGTCCTTGCCCTCACCCGTAACAGGCGGGCACCGAACCGCACTTACGCTCTCCGTCATCGCCGTTCCCCCAGGATTCGTCATGACCTCCATCGTCGCGACGCAGAGCGCGCAAATCCTCGTGAGCGGTGATGAATCCGCGCTACATCCTTCGATGTACCGGGCGGAAGTCAGCTGAGACCGCGCACATCGCCGTCCGGGACAGCGCTGTGCCCCCGCCGTCCGGGACGGCGGGGGCACAAGCGCACGTGACTGCTACTGGCGGATCTGCTGCCGGATCCAGACCCCGGCCTCCTTCAGGACGCCGGTCCCCGTCCACGTACTGCCGTTGCAGGTGCCGGGCTTGAAGACCGCGCCGGATCGGTTGTCGTCGGAGTAGTTCCAGTTGGTCCAGGAGATCTTCTTGCGCTTCATCAGGTCGAGGAAGCGCTGGGACTGGGCGAAGTCGTTGGCGCCTTCGCCGGCGTAGTTCTGCGTACCGAACTCGGTGACGAACACGGGGAGTCTGTCGGACGCCCGGTTGAGTGCGTCCAGGTATTCGCGCTGGTGGGAAGCGGCGTAGAAGTGGAACGTGTACATGATGTTGGAGGCATTGACCGGATTGCGGACGACCTCCTGCTCGTCCGCGCCCTCGGAGACGCCGAACGACGACCAGGCGCGCGTGCCGACCAGGACGACGGCGTCGGGGTCCTGCGCCCGGATGATCGGGATGATCTTCTCGGCGTACGACTTGATCTTGGACCAGCCGACCCCGGACGGCTCATTGGCTACCTCGTAGAGAACGCCGGGGTTGTCTTTGTACTTCTTCGCCATCGCAGTGAAGAAGGTCTTGGCGCGCGAGAAGTTGTGGTTGGGGTCGCCCGGGTCGAGCATGTGCCAGTCGATCACGGCGTACATGCCGCGCCTGTTGGCCCCGTCGACGAACTTCTGGGCGAGGGCGGTGAAGCGCTGGGGGTCCGTCTCGTAGCCGTCCTCCTGGACGTACGTCGAGACGCGCAGCACGTCGGCACGCCAGTCGCCG from Streptomyces spiramyceticus carries:
- a CDS encoding mechanosensitive ion channel family protein, giving the protein MENVLRPLTVIGGSVVLTLLVGWAADLLLRRTDARHHETPMWDLLRRCRLPLQVVLLTAMLRGMYEQTDLRVVREHRDGIGQVLSLALIGAGAWLVVRITSAVVESSYARYASTTRDPARVRRVRTQVTLIMRIVTAVVAVVAAAAMLLTFPGMQTAGKSVLASAGIIGIVAGVAAQSTLGNLFAGFQIAFGDMVRIGDTVVVDGEWGVVEEVTLTFLAVRTWDERRITMPVSYFTSKPFENWSRGGAQMTGTVFLQLDHSAPVSLMREKLREILAACEEWDGRDWSLAVTDTTPSTMEVRAVVTAKDADDVWTVRCVVREQLIAWLYEHHPYALPRIATSAAAPAPDGQWPELGKADRRPPRAEEVLTNKSDNPDGTDDADRTDHVDRTDRTDRTDRTDDAIPRTGRG
- a CDS encoding DUF418 domain-containing protein; its protein translation is MTESVSAVRCPPVTGEGKDAGTGTRQAGRLPLLDVLRGAAILGTLMTNVWIFTSPGAEWGILSGTVDRASGFSLPVVAEGTFRFLADGKFLAMLTILFGVGLAIQFGSAAKRGQPWPGRYRWRALFLFAEGTLHFVLVFAWDVLMGYAVTALLVAWLLTRSDRFRRVVMWGAAGLHLAGMSLLTLALVAVGSDGDGSGGVDSESGVDSDVVALYADGSYLEQVTFRLQHAAVLRIEPVLSFALLVFLFLLGVRLFRAGAFSADERGRRIRVRMLGWGLGVGLPLNAAAALGGPDFFLFGRYVAAPVMAVGYIGLIGVLTDRVRKTGLLTLGLTSVGRTALTCYVAQNALCVVVSYGFGLGLAARLEGSGPWWVMGLWAAVCLTLMAGSVLWLRRFSHGPLEAVQRWALRR
- a CDS encoding glycoside hydrolase family 5 protein: MHRRTMRPRNTLLVAMALGAVIALQSPVGAAPPASPTSPVSANGRLKVCGRQLCNDQGQAVQLRGMSTHGTQWYSQCVTDGSLDALAGDWRADVLRVSTYVQEDGYETDPQRFTALAQKFVDGANRRGMYAVIDWHMLDPGDPNHNFSRAKTFFTAMAKKYKDNPGVLYEVANEPSGVGWSKIKSYAEKIIPIIRAQDPDAVVLVGTRAWSSFGVSEGADEQEVVRNPVNASNIMYTFHFYAASHQREYLDALNRASDRLPVFVTEFGTQNYAGEGANDFAQSQRFLDLMKRKKISWTNWNYSDDNRSGAVFKPGTCNGSTWTGTGVLKEAGVWIRQQIRQ